In one window of Pseudomonas chlororaphis subsp. chlororaphis DNA:
- a CDS encoding phage tail tape measure protein — translation MAKLAIALEIGGAVAASLGAAFGTAQGHIKKLEDKGNRAKVLKNTIGETIKLRDEWKKAHDSGSSAASGLLRRLEGNLDALKKQGVEVGRLAREYQRLGREAKAADLQQKGRQQIDAGKSSLKSNIGAAVVGVGMAAIPTKISADYQAVIRDIAIKADVANKPEEAQLTRTVIDTAKDTGMSRNDVADLVNQLVGAGMELDKALAYAPTAAKFAVGQGASGVDTASMIMALQQNAKITDPKVMQQALEAIAYQGQAGSFEASDMARWFPQLLAGMEKSGSTGLEAVTSLGSMLQVQMKTAGSSDEAANNFKNWIEKIGSGEVVDAYKKAGIDYQASLNTGIQKGMSTIESSMALALKYVEATDPAKAKKIKDAQAGISKEADPEKARAALDALEKSLRTGDLFADMQVKAALTAYAQNRGLYTQLKNDSTKATGILDKNLAERRETSSQIWKETLQSVDDSMRSVGDAIRPVTDKVGQGINFVARKLTELSDKAPGVVMGIAGITAGIGALLTLYSTAKIGRGVWNVARGHRLGRGAAGGGGVPQTGNKAVDAGLGVLGKVFGGAAANDAGGVLGNEPQRVFVVNARDLGGLGSSVGSAEPGGRRRRRQRRGRGGSVTRRSPGASSVGRVVRGGASTGLVAASAVADATQVGRMGRVLGTVGKASKFVGKLPGGKVLDAGMTLVDTALNAKTQDEKAEGYGTAAGGLAGALAGGAVGAAIGSVVPIIGTAIGGAIGAAFGGMGGEGIGGWLGKKLFGEDEQLAKADKDKGAAPGDVARSIAAAAPAPTAPAVAQALEQAKPKSDPPKVDQQFSYMPNMPITVQGDAKDPQQLFRSLEGFIRNSWDTWSRENLARQAAGQLFDEPHV, via the coding sequence ATGGCAAAGCTGGCGATAGCGCTGGAAATCGGCGGCGCCGTTGCAGCATCGCTCGGTGCGGCATTCGGCACTGCCCAGGGACATATCAAGAAGCTCGAGGACAAGGGCAACCGGGCCAAGGTGTTGAAGAACACCATCGGCGAAACAATCAAGCTCAGGGACGAATGGAAGAAGGCCCATGACAGTGGGTCGTCAGCAGCATCCGGTCTGCTGCGTCGCTTGGAAGGCAATCTCGATGCCCTGAAGAAACAGGGCGTCGAGGTCGGGCGCCTTGCTCGGGAGTACCAGCGCCTTGGGCGCGAAGCGAAAGCAGCAGATCTGCAGCAGAAGGGACGGCAGCAGATCGATGCGGGCAAGTCTTCGCTGAAGTCAAACATCGGCGCCGCGGTTGTCGGCGTTGGCATGGCTGCGATCCCAACGAAGATCAGCGCGGATTACCAGGCTGTGATCCGCGACATTGCGATCAAGGCCGACGTGGCCAACAAACCCGAGGAGGCCCAGCTGACCAGGACGGTCATCGATACGGCCAAGGACACGGGCATGTCGCGCAACGACGTTGCCGACCTGGTCAACCAGCTCGTCGGTGCCGGTATGGAGCTGGACAAGGCACTGGCCTATGCCCCTACCGCAGCCAAGTTCGCGGTCGGGCAGGGTGCCAGTGGCGTCGATACGGCATCGATGATCATGGCGCTGCAGCAGAACGCCAAGATCACCGACCCCAAGGTCATGCAGCAGGCGCTCGAGGCCATCGCGTACCAGGGCCAGGCGGGCAGCTTTGAGGCCAGTGACATGGCCCGCTGGTTTCCGCAGCTGTTGGCTGGCATGGAGAAGAGCGGCAGCACGGGGCTAGAGGCAGTGACGTCTCTGGGGTCGATGCTGCAAGTGCAGATGAAAACTGCCGGCAGCTCGGATGAAGCGGCGAACAACTTCAAAAACTGGATCGAGAAGATTGGCTCTGGCGAAGTAGTCGATGCCTACAAGAAAGCTGGCATCGACTACCAGGCCTCGCTGAACACCGGCATCCAGAAGGGCATGTCGACGATCGAGTCATCGATGGCCCTGGCCCTGAAGTATGTCGAAGCCACGGACCCGGCCAAGGCGAAAAAGATCAAGGATGCCCAGGCCGGTATCAGCAAGGAAGCTGACCCGGAGAAGGCCAGGGCTGCCCTGGATGCGTTGGAGAAGTCCCTGCGTACCGGGGACTTGTTCGCGGACATGCAGGTCAAGGCGGCGCTCACGGCCTATGCGCAGAACAGAGGTTTGTACACCCAGCTCAAGAACGACTCGACCAAGGCCACCGGAATTCTAGACAAGAACCTGGCCGAGCGGCGCGAGACGTCGTCGCAGATCTGGAAGGAGACGCTGCAGTCGGTCGATGACAGCATGCGCAGTGTCGGCGACGCCATTCGGCCGGTGACAGACAAAGTCGGGCAGGGCATCAACTTTGTGGCACGCAAACTGACGGAGCTGTCGGACAAGGCGCCGGGCGTAGTGATGGGCATTGCCGGCATCACTGCTGGTATCGGTGCGCTGCTCACTCTGTACAGCACAGCGAAGATCGGGCGCGGCGTTTGGAATGTTGCGCGTGGCCATCGCTTGGGACGCGGTGCTGCTGGCGGTGGCGGCGTTCCTCAGACCGGCAACAAGGCGGTGGATGCCGGCCTTGGCGTGCTTGGCAAAGTGTTTGGTGGAGCTGCTGCAAACGATGCTGGTGGCGTGCTTGGCAATGAGCCGCAGCGAGTCTTCGTCGTCAATGCCAGGGATCTCGGCGGGTTGGGTTCTTCGGTAGGTTCTGCAGAACCAGGTGGCCGGCGCCGCCGCAGGCAGCGAAGGGGGCGTGGTGGTTCGGTGACGCGCAGGTCCCCTGGTGCAAGTTCAGTCGGGCGGGTGGTGCGTGGAGGTGCTTCGACCGGATTGGTGGCCGCGAGCGCGGTTGCGGATGCGACTCAGGTCGGGCGGATGGGGCGGGTGCTGGGTACCGTCGGCAAGGCTTCCAAGTTCGTTGGCAAACTGCCGGGCGGGAAAGTGCTCGATGCCGGCATGACCCTGGTCGACACGGCCCTCAACGCGAAAACCCAGGACGAGAAAGCCGAAGGCTATGGCACCGCGGCGGGCGGTTTGGCCGGTGCCCTGGCGGGTGGTGCTGTAGGGGCGGCGATTGGCTCGGTCGTGCCGATCATTGGTACCGCCATCGGGGGTGCCATTGGTGCAGCCTTCGGCGGTATGGGCGGGGAGGGCATAGGTGGTTGGCTCGGTAAGAAGCTGTTCGGCGAGGACGAGCAGTTGGCCAAGGCCGACAAGGACAAGGGCGCGGCACCTGGTGACGTGGCTCGCTCGATCGCAGCCGCAGCGCCGGCACCGACAGCTCCGGCAGTCGCCCAGGCCCTCGAGCAGGCCAAGCCCAAGTCTGATCCGCCCAAGGTCGACCAGCAGTTCTCCTACATGCCGAATATGCCGATCACCGTTCAAGGCGATGCCAAGGATCCGCAACAGTTGTTCCGCTCGCTCGAAGGGTTCATCCGCAATAGCTGGGATACCTGGTCGCGGGAAAACCTTGCTCGGCAGGCTGCTGGGCAACTGTTCGATGAACCCCATGTTTAA
- a CDS encoding phage tail protein, translated as MAYMESMQSTLSSLIAAGEAGRTSLDGMLGPLTGAVSDMTGAAAELEGLPILGPALGQKLQRTMRAISAAQSTVGRVASTYSQAVSGAAAVQDRIGSLKEQAGKASAAINRIAGQVSPSLANILPTSALASLATPVAEAIKPFPHLLILQPLDAKQQPYYFNLDTAAFDELRRQTAARWAGQERLTRDIAQQAVGQGEDKITLKGVIYPGFKGGIKQLDTLRAIVRRLQPVSLVTGYGDVLGTWCLLSIDEEQGALLAGGIPRKQGFSLEFVKYGNDMQNV; from the coding sequence ATGGCCTACATGGAGTCTATGCAGTCGACGCTGTCTTCGTTGATTGCCGCGGGGGAGGCTGGCCGTACCAGCCTCGACGGCATGCTCGGGCCGCTGACCGGCGCTGTGAGCGATATGACGGGGGCTGCTGCCGAGCTGGAGGGCTTGCCGATCCTCGGCCCGGCCCTTGGCCAGAAGCTGCAGCGCACAATGCGGGCGATCAGCGCAGCCCAATCCACTGTGGGGCGGGTGGCGTCCACCTACAGCCAGGCGGTCAGTGGCGCCGCGGCGGTACAAGACCGAATCGGTTCGCTGAAAGAGCAGGCCGGTAAGGCTTCGGCGGCAATCAATCGGATAGCCGGCCAGGTTAGCCCGTCGTTGGCCAACATCCTGCCAACCAGCGCGCTTGCCTCGCTGGCAACGCCAGTGGCCGAGGCGATCAAACCCTTCCCGCACCTGCTGATCCTGCAGCCGCTTGATGCCAAGCAGCAGCCGTACTACTTCAACCTGGACACCGCCGCGTTCGACGAGCTGCGGCGGCAGACGGCAGCGCGCTGGGCCGGCCAGGAGCGACTGACACGGGATATCGCGCAGCAGGCGGTCGGGCAGGGCGAGGACAAAATCACGCTGAAGGGTGTGATCTATCCCGGCTTCAAAGGAGGGATCAAGCAACTGGACACCCTTCGCGCCATCGTCCGCCGGCTGCAGCCCGTCAGCCTGGTTACGGGCTATGGCGACGTGCTCGGCACCTGGTGCCTGCTGAGCATCGATGAAGAGCAGGGCGCGCTGTTGGCGGGCGGCATCCCACGCAAGCAGGGTTTCTCACTGGAGTTCGTGAAGTATGGCAACGACATGCAGAACGTCTGA
- a CDS encoding tail protein X, with amino-acid sequence MATTCRTSEGDLLDTLCYQHYGHLNGTVELVLQENPGLADEPQPYRTGVVIVLPDLAAPSIETIELWG; translated from the coding sequence ATGGCAACGACATGCAGAACGTCTGAGGGGGATCTGCTCGACACCCTGTGCTACCAGCACTACGGGCACCTTAACGGCACGGTCGAGTTGGTGCTGCAGGAGAACCCGGGCTTGGCTGATGAACCGCAGCCCTACCGCACCGGGGTGGTGATCGTGCTGCCCGACCTTGCGGCACCATCGATCGAAACCATCGAGCTGTGGGGTTAG
- a CDS encoding phage late control D family protein: MQPTFRIVADGADITALINDRLLLLRTTDKPGMDSDEFELRIDDRDAAVALPARGARIEVYLGYAGQTLARLGRYTVDEIEVSGPPRTMVIRGKASDMRGSGKTTRSGNWEGVPLSQIVRDIAARNGWAPACPVQTKVDRVDQRNESDFNFITRLAKQYDCTAKVADGKLLVLPREASQGVSGKAFGVVTITPADMSRWQFRLGDRSAQKAVKTQHQDKKTGKLVVVELGNDDAPSGLPGVHTDRHIYPNKSAAEQAAKAKLAAFNRTTASVRLQMPGRTDLFAERLINAQGFKVGLDGQYLVDSVEQTFDASGWSTAVECNGGKKGKAKAKGKKKKSDTPLKVVDVKPAGVATAGDPR, translated from the coding sequence ATGCAACCCACCTTTCGCATCGTCGCTGATGGCGCGGACATCACGGCGCTGATTAATGACCGGTTGTTGCTGCTGAGAACGACCGACAAGCCTGGCATGGACTCCGACGAGTTCGAGCTGCGGATCGATGACCGTGATGCAGCGGTTGCCTTACCCGCCCGAGGGGCGCGGATCGAGGTCTACCTGGGCTATGCGGGGCAGACGCTGGCCCGCCTCGGGCGGTACACCGTCGACGAGATTGAAGTCTCGGGGCCGCCACGCACGATGGTCATCCGCGGCAAGGCCAGCGACATGCGCGGCAGCGGCAAGACCACGCGCAGCGGCAACTGGGAGGGCGTGCCGCTGTCGCAGATCGTCCGCGACATTGCGGCTCGCAATGGCTGGGCACCGGCCTGCCCCGTGCAGACCAAGGTCGACCGCGTCGACCAGCGTAACGAGTCGGACTTCAACTTCATCACCCGCCTGGCCAAGCAATACGACTGCACCGCGAAGGTCGCCGACGGCAAGCTGCTGGTCCTGCCCCGTGAGGCCAGCCAGGGGGTCAGCGGCAAGGCCTTTGGCGTGGTCACTATCACGCCTGCGGACATGAGCCGGTGGCAGTTCCGTCTCGGGGACCGCAGCGCACAGAAGGCCGTGAAGACCCAGCACCAGGACAAAAAGACTGGGAAGTTGGTGGTGGTCGAGCTGGGTAACGACGACGCCCCATCGGGGCTGCCGGGCGTACACACCGATCGACACATCTACCCGAACAAGTCCGCAGCCGAACAGGCGGCCAAGGCGAAGCTCGCTGCGTTCAACCGCACCACTGCCAGCGTGCGCTTGCAGATGCCCGGGCGCACTGACCTGTTCGCCGAGCGCTTGATCAACGCCCAGGGTTTCAAGGTGGGTCTGGATGGTCAGTACCTGGTCGACAGCGTCGAGCAGACCTTCGATGCCTCCGGCTGGTCGACCGCGGTGGAGTGCAACGGCGGCAAGAAGGGCAAGGCAAAGGCCAAGGGCAAGAAAAAGAAATCCGACACGCCACTGAAGGTGGTCGATGTGAAACCGGCCGGAGTGGCCACAGCAGGAGATCCAAGATGA
- a CDS encoding glycoside hydrolase family 19 protein: protein MTVTLKQLQQILPNAGARAGVFVSALNAAMSRRQISTPKRIAAFLAQIGHESGQLLYVRELGGSQYLSKYDTGKLAEKLGNTPAADGDGQKYRGRGLIQITGHNNYRQCSLALFDDERLLRTPELLEQPQWAAESAAWFWEQNGLNELVDRDQFNTITRRINGGLNGLEDRLQIWARAREVLQ, encoded by the coding sequence ATGACTGTTACCCTCAAGCAGCTGCAACAGATCCTCCCCAACGCCGGCGCCAGAGCCGGCGTTTTTGTGTCAGCGCTCAACGCGGCCATGAGCCGTCGGCAGATCAGTACGCCCAAGCGCATAGCGGCTTTTCTCGCTCAGATCGGGCATGAGTCTGGCCAGCTGCTCTACGTCCGGGAGCTGGGCGGCTCCCAGTATCTGAGCAAGTACGACACGGGCAAGCTGGCTGAAAAGCTGGGCAATACCCCGGCGGCTGATGGCGACGGCCAGAAGTACCGCGGGCGCGGGCTGATCCAGATCACTGGCCACAACAACTACCGGCAGTGCAGCCTTGCGCTGTTCGATGACGAACGCCTGCTGCGGACGCCTGAGCTGCTGGAGCAGCCGCAATGGGCCGCCGAGTCGGCCGCCTGGTTCTGGGAGCAGAACGGCCTTAACGAGCTGGTCGATCGCGACCAGTTCAACACCATCACCCGCCGCATCAACGGTGGTTTGAACGGGTTGGAGGATCGCTTGCAGATCTGGGCGCGGGCGCGGGAGGTGTTGCAGTGA
- a CDS encoding lysis protein — protein sequence MRLAGALVLAGLLLAAGAGGAWTVQDWRYGRQLAEQARLHGEALSQLNLAAAARQRDEQDKRLALEQQLQASDQTHYRVLSDVQRDQGRLRDRLATADLRLSVLLEATDSGSGCAVPATTTASGVVHGAARARLDPAHAQRIIGITNDGDQGLIALAACQAYARKVSTQK from the coding sequence TTGCGCCTGGCTGGTGCTCTGGTATTGGCCGGCCTTCTACTCGCCGCGGGCGCGGGCGGGGCATGGACGGTTCAGGACTGGCGCTATGGCAGGCAACTGGCGGAGCAAGCCCGGCTGCACGGTGAAGCCCTGAGCCAGCTGAACCTGGCGGCCGCTGCTCGACAGCGGGACGAGCAGGACAAACGGCTGGCCCTGGAGCAACAGCTGCAGGCCAGTGATCAAACCCATTACCGAGTTTTAAGCGATGTACAACGTGATCAAGGTCGCCTGCGTGACCGTCTTGCCACTGCTGATCTGCGCCTGTCAGTCCTCCTCGAGGCTACCGATTCCGGCAGCGGATGTGCCGTGCCGGCCACCACCACCGCCAGCGGCGTGGTTCATGGAGCCGCACGCGCCCGACTTGACCCAGCGCATGCTCAACGAATTATCGGAATCACCAACGACGGCGATCAAGGACTGATCGCCCTGGCAGCCTGTCAGGCGTACGCCAGAAAAGTATCTACACAGAAGTGA
- a CDS encoding DNA adenine methylase: protein MSTPIIPWMGGKRRLADRLIPLFPPHECYVEVFAGGAALYFMRPQPAPVEVLNDLNGDLVTLYRVVQNHLEEFVRQFKWALSSRQIFEWQKMTRPETLTDIQRAARFFYLQQHAFGGKVTGQTFGTATTGPAINLLRIEENLSAAWQRLSGTYVENLSWLECAERYDRAHTFHYMDPPYWQTAGYGVDFPFENYERMADFMRRCKGKVMVSINDHPDIRRVFEGFHFETLDIRYTTANQRHGKADVTGELVIMNWIPAALGGLF from the coding sequence ATGTCTACTCCTATCATCCCCTGGATGGGTGGCAAACGCCGCCTAGCCGACCGCTTGATCCCCCTCTTCCCCCCTCACGAATGCTATGTGGAAGTCTTCGCCGGCGGTGCTGCGTTGTACTTCATGCGCCCCCAGCCAGCCCCGGTGGAGGTGCTGAACGACCTGAACGGTGACCTGGTGACGCTGTACCGGGTGGTGCAGAACCATCTGGAAGAGTTCGTCCGCCAGTTCAAATGGGCTCTCAGTTCTCGTCAGATTTTCGAGTGGCAGAAGATGACCCGCCCCGAGACGTTGACCGATATCCAGCGCGCTGCCCGGTTCTTCTACCTGCAGCAGCACGCCTTCGGTGGCAAGGTCACGGGACAAACGTTCGGTACTGCCACTACTGGCCCCGCCATAAACCTGTTGCGGATCGAGGAGAACCTCTCGGCCGCATGGCAGCGGCTGTCTGGCACCTACGTCGAAAACCTCTCTTGGCTTGAATGCGCGGAACGCTACGACCGTGCCCACACCTTTCACTACATGGACCCGCCTTACTGGCAGACCGCTGGGTATGGCGTGGACTTCCCTTTCGAGAACTACGAACGCATGGCCGACTTCATGCGCCGCTGCAAGGGCAAGGTGATGGTCAGCATCAACGACCATCCGGATATCCGGCGAGTGTTCGAAGGGTTTCATTTCGAGACCTTGGACATCCGTTACACCACAGCCAATCAGCGGCATGGCAAAGCTGACGTGACAGGTGAGTTAGTGATCATGAACTGGATTCCCGCAGCTCTGGGAGGGCTATTTTAG
- a CDS encoding helix-turn-helix domain-containing protein yields the protein MTGKIINLEQIRALKEAGIEWGPGSLFDDLPLSFSAAHCAAARAMLSWSVEALAFRSGVSVKAIRKLEEGRGALRPVTMQALSFAFEAEALVFLPGLKPMRGHNCRGGTTDPRTRDDYHLLE from the coding sequence ATGACTGGGAAAATTATCAACCTCGAGCAGATCAGAGCGTTAAAGGAGGCAGGAATCGAATGGGGACCTGGCTCTTTATTTGATGACTTACCGCTGTCCTTCTCGGCTGCCCACTGCGCCGCTGCCCGCGCCATGCTGAGCTGGTCAGTAGAGGCACTCGCATTCCGGTCCGGGGTTTCAGTTAAGGCAATCAGGAAACTTGAAGAAGGTCGAGGGGCATTGCGACCGGTCACGATGCAAGCCTTGTCGTTCGCCTTCGAAGCGGAAGCTCTTGTCTTTCTTCCTGGACTGAAGCCCATGCGCGGCCATAACTGCCGAGGTGGAACCACGGATCCAAGGACCCGTGACGATTACCATCTGCTCGAGTAG
- a CDS encoding VCBS domain-containing protein, whose amino-acid sequence MGRISAGTDSGQFSSTEINHAATATWSINGSPTGSYGSITVDGTGQWTYTLANGTDGVASVVQSLKAGESHDEVFSVQVSDSLGGVDTQLVTATVTGTNDAAVLSSASVTLSETNAPLTTGGSLTVSDIDSPESFQTQTDTSGNYGKFSIGTNGAWTYVVDSAHNEFAAGTTYTDIFTVSSADGTLTSVNVHIAGSNDLPIITSNDGGATASVNMAENTTAVTTVGATDADLPTQTLGYSILNTAGTEFGKFSISSSGALTFNSAPDYKNAQDVGGTDGDNAYVMDVQATDGNGDCTWTLQTNDPGALTVTTPSDFAGALVLDVNMYWSNSDGSTTSAYVFNNVEVYAPGSPVFALSADDNLTGSSGADTFVFAQPIGNNQIYNFDVTADKIDLIGFTGVTAFADLSISNDVNGNALVSIGSGQTVTLRGVDAADLSEANFQFDRDPLTQNTGPLTIADGAIMPFGGSIDNSGTIELGSAGNETRLEILFRGATLTGGGQVLLSDNAQNVIFGGSANTVLTNVDNRISGAGQLGAGQMILANAGLVLASGLNSLVLDTGSHTITNSGVLESTGTGGMTVVSTVENTGHLWANGGDLHLLADVTGNGSATIDGDASLTFAGAAHTSVAFHGEGAGSLVIAQAEAAGSLVGILGLESDDLLTFGYLAFGANTQLSYTANASGADGLLTVGDGAHRAEVNLLGHYSAEDFQVTDGGEAGTQVSFHGEFSGTLVGSMLADTLSDRAGADVFAYLNANEGGDHILDYNFAEGDTVDLSTLLNANFVSGTSHVADFVQLAQSDSDITVQVDPDGANNGKHFVDVAVLDHAGTPSPDLVRTWFGEADHTLTA is encoded by the coding sequence TTGGGCCGAATCAGCGCCGGCACGGACAGCGGCCAGTTCAGCTCGACCGAGATCAATCACGCTGCCACGGCCACCTGGAGCATCAATGGCTCGCCAACTGGCAGCTATGGCTCAATTACCGTCGACGGCACCGGCCAATGGACCTACACCCTGGCCAACGGCACCGATGGCGTTGCCAGTGTGGTGCAATCGCTCAAAGCGGGCGAAAGTCACGACGAAGTGTTCAGCGTACAGGTCAGCGATAGCTTGGGTGGCGTGGATACCCAACTGGTGACCGCGACAGTCACCGGTACCAACGACGCCGCCGTGCTGTCCTCGGCCAGTGTCACGCTGAGCGAAACCAATGCTCCGCTGACCACCGGCGGTAGCCTGACCGTCAGCGATATCGACAGCCCGGAAAGCTTCCAGACACAAACCGACACCAGCGGCAACTACGGCAAGTTCTCCATCGGCACCAACGGTGCCTGGACCTACGTCGTCGACTCCGCCCACAACGAGTTCGCCGCCGGCACCACCTACACCGATATCTTCACGGTGAGCAGTGCCGACGGCACCCTCACTTCGGTCAACGTGCATATTGCCGGCAGCAATGACTTGCCGATTATCACCTCCAACGATGGTGGTGCAACGGCTTCGGTCAACATGGCGGAGAACACCACGGCAGTCACGACGGTGGGGGCGACCGATGCTGATCTACCAACGCAGACGCTGGGCTACTCGATCCTGAATACGGCCGGGACGGAATTCGGCAAATTCTCGATCAGTTCGAGCGGAGCGCTGACATTCAATTCGGCGCCCGATTACAAGAATGCCCAGGATGTCGGTGGCACCGACGGCGACAACGCCTACGTTATGGACGTTCAGGCGACCGACGGCAATGGCGACTGCACCTGGACCTTGCAGACCAACGATCCCGGCGCCTTGACCGTGACAACCCCAAGCGACTTCGCAGGTGCGTTGGTACTTGATGTCAACATGTACTGGAGCAACAGTGACGGCAGCACCACAAGCGCCTACGTGTTCAACAACGTCGAAGTCTATGCCCCAGGCTCGCCGGTCTTCGCCTTGTCCGCTGATGATAACCTGACCGGTTCGTCCGGTGCCGACACGTTCGTCTTCGCCCAGCCAATCGGTAACAACCAGATCTACAATTTCGACGTCACGGCGGACAAGATCGACTTGATCGGCTTCACAGGCGTCACCGCCTTCGCTGACTTGAGCATCAGCAACGACGTAAACGGTAATGCCCTGGTCAGCATCGGCTCCGGCCAGACGGTCACCTTGAGAGGTGTCGATGCAGCGGACCTGAGCGAAGCGAACTTCCAGTTCGATAGGGACCCGCTTACCCAAAACACCGGGCCCCTCACCATTGCCGACGGCGCGATCATGCCGTTCGGTGGCAGCATCGATAACAGCGGCACCATCGAACTCGGCTCCGCCGGCAACGAGACCCGTCTTGAGATTCTGTTCCGTGGCGCAACCTTGACCGGTGGCGGCCAGGTGCTGTTATCCGACAACGCGCAAAACGTGATTTTCGGCGGCAGCGCCAACACCGTGCTGACCAATGTCGACAACCGCATTTCCGGCGCCGGCCAGTTGGGCGCCGGGCAAATGATCCTGGCCAATGCGGGGCTGGTCCTGGCCAGCGGTTTGAACAGTCTGGTGCTCGACACCGGCAGCCACACCATCACCAACAGCGGTGTACTGGAGTCCACAGGCACAGGCGGCATGACGGTGGTCAGCACGGTCGAAAACACTGGCCATCTGTGGGCCAACGGTGGTGACCTGCACCTGCTGGCCGACGTGACCGGCAATGGCAGCGCGACCATCGACGGCGATGCCAGCCTGACCTTCGCTGGCGCCGCACACACCTCCGTCGCCTTTCACGGCGAAGGTGCGGGCTCGCTGGTGATCGCCCAGGCTGAAGCAGCGGGCTCGCTGGTCGGCATCCTCGGCCTCGAGAGCGATGACTTGCTGACGTTCGGCTATCTCGCTTTTGGCGCCAACACCCAGCTCAGCTACACCGCCAACGCCTCTGGCGCCGATGGCCTGCTGACGGTGGGCGACGGCGCACATCGAGCCGAGGTGAACCTGCTGGGGCACTACTCGGCGGAAGACTTCCAGGTCACCGACGGTGGCGAAGCCGGCACCCAAGTCAGCTTCCACGGCGAATTCAGCGGCACACTGGTGGGCAGCATGCTCGCGGACACGCTCAGCGACCGCGCGGGAGCCGACGTGTTCGCCTACCTCAACGCGAATGAAGGCGGCGACCATATCCTCGACTACAACTTTGCCGAAGGTGACACCGTCGACCTCTCCACGCTGCTCAACGCCAACTTCGTCAGCGGCACCAGCCATGTAGCCGACTTTGTCCAACTGGCGCAGTCCGACAGCGACATCACGGTGCAGGTGGATCCCGATGGCGCCAACAATGGCAAGCACTTCGTCGATGTGGCGGTGCTTGACCACGCTGGCACCCCCAGCCCCGATCTGGTGCGCACCTGGTTCGGGGAGGCCGACCATACGCTGACCGCGTGA